The DNA sequence AACAATCTGATCGATAATGCTGTCAAGTTCACCCCTTCGGGCGGAACGGTTACGGTCGATATGATTCACGATCGTGATCAGCAGAAGGCGATCCTCTCGGTGCGCGATTCGGGCATGGGAATTTCGCCGCCCGATCTGCCGCATGTTTTCGAGCGTTTTTACCGTGGCGATAAATCGCGCCAGCGTGAAATGCAGCCCGGCGGCACCGGCTTAGGCTTGGCCATCTGCCAATCGATCGTGCATGCGCATGGCGGCAAGATCGAAATCCAGAGCACGCCTGGTGTCGGCACCGTGGCGATTGTCCGGCTGCCGGCCACGCCCCAAGACGCCCGGACGGCACAAGCGGCTCCCTTCGCCGGCTCGTCCGCGTAGGGCGATCAGTGCGATACGGTTTCTGGTTTCCCCATGCTGTCCGGCACGTGCCTATTGCCGCCGATCGAGGTAACACTCGCGGCGTCTACACCGGGGAAGAGCTGGTGTTGACGACACCTTTAGAGCAATTCGTGGATCACTTCACCGCCGTCGATGGCCGGCACCGGTCGGCCCGAGTGGTTCAAGAAGCTGATCGACGGATCGATTCCTAGCACGTGATAGATGGTCGCATGCAGGTCGCCGGCCGTTAGCGGTCGGTCCTTGGGTGCTTCGCCGAGGCGATTCGTCGAGCCAACGATCTGACCGCCACGAATCCCACCGCCGCCCATCAGGCAGAACATCGCATTACCCCAATGGTCGCGGCCGGGCGTCCCCATGCTCAGCGGCGGACCGCCGTTACCCCCGTTATTCATGCGTGGCGTGCGGCTGAATTCGCCGCACAGCATGACCAGGGTGCTATCCAGCAGCCCGCGGTTGCTGAGGTCTTCCAACAGAGAAGATATGCCCATGTCGACGCGAGGCAGGCAACTATCCATGCCAGACTTGAGATTCCAGTGATGATCCCAGCCGCCTAGATGTACGGTGACGAACGTGCAGCCGGCCTCGACCAGCCGCCGGGCCAGCAACATGCTTTGACCCCAGCTATTGCGACCATATTGTTCGCGCAGCTTGGTATCTTCGCCGCTGATATCGAACGCCTTTCGCGCCGCGTCGCTGCACACTAATTGGTAGGCGTCTTGCTGGAAACGAGTCATCGACGCCAGCGCGCCTGAAGCGTCTATGTCGCGCCGTAAGCGATCGAAATCCTGGAACAATGTCTGGCGATTACCTAGCCGATCGATCGACAGTTGATCCGGCAGGTTCATGTTCCGCACCTGGAACTTTTCGCTGTTAGGGTCGCCATCGGTCTCGAACGGGTTGTGTTCGATGCCCAAGTAGTTTGCACCGAAGTAACCGGGGCGCAGTCCAATGCTGGCCGCATAGGGTACTGCGACGTAGGCCGGCATGCCTGGACGTCGCGGGCCGAGTGCTTTGGCGGCGATCGAACCGATAGATGGACACTTTCCCCGTTGATCCGCCCCCGACGCACCCCCTCGGCCGGTGAGCATGATGTGGCCGCCGGTGAAGTGATCGCCATTGTTGTGGTGCAGCGAACGGATGATCGAAAACTTGTCGGCCACCTTGGCTTGCAGCGGGAACAGTTCGGAAATCTCCATGCCCGGCACATTGGTCGGAATCGGCCACCACAGGCCACGGTACTCGGCCGGGGCTTCGGGCTTCAGATCGTACAGGTCCATGTGGCCGGGCCCGCCATCGAGCCATACCAGGATCACCGAGGTGTCCTTGCGAGGCGTTCCGCGCTGGGCCGACTCTTCCTTGGCTTTCAGGATGGCCGGCAAGCCCACGGCAGCCATACCGGCGGCGCCGATTTGCACAAAGCTGCGGCGACTCATGCCCTCGCAGTAGGTCGGCGTCTTTCCAGCGTCGAATTTGAACATCGCAGAGTTCCCTCGCGTTGGCGGCAGGATGGGTTGCGGGGTCGGGACTGTCGGCTTGTCCGGGTGCGGTCGTCGGCTCGGCAGTCGCTGGCAGGCGGGATTACGGCGGGTCAGCCGTACGCGCGCTTGTAGAGGCGGCAAACGGCCAAACCCAT is a window from the Pirellulales bacterium genome containing:
- a CDS encoding DUF1501 domain-containing protein, whose product is MFKFDAGKTPTYCEGMSRRSFVQIGAAGMAAVGLPAILKAKEESAQRGTPRKDTSVILVWLDGGPGHMDLYDLKPEAPAEYRGLWWPIPTNVPGMEISELFPLQAKVADKFSIIRSLHHNNGDHFTGGHIMLTGRGGASGADQRGKCPSIGSIAAKALGPRRPGMPAYVAVPYAASIGLRPGYFGANYLGIEHNPFETDGDPNSEKFQVRNMNLPDQLSIDRLGNRQTLFQDFDRLRRDIDASGALASMTRFQQDAYQLVCSDAARKAFDISGEDTKLREQYGRNSWGQSMLLARRLVEAGCTFVTVHLGGWDHHWNLKSGMDSCLPRVDMGISSLLEDLSNRGLLDSTLVMLCGEFSRTPRMNNGGNGGPPLSMGTPGRDHWGNAMFCLMGGGGIRGGQIVGSTNRLGEAPKDRPLTAGDLHATIYHVLGIDPSISFLNHSGRPVPAIDGGEVIHELL